The following proteins are co-located in the Fluviicola sp. genome:
- a CDS encoding DUF4157 domain-containing protein yields the protein MKTHANAKQVNSPSVQAKAKNQANEGSILQAYKKGTAQLASMEEEEPVQGKFETAQLAAEEEEEPSQLKENKTGLPDNLKSGVENLSGQNMDDVKVHYNSSQPAALQAHAFAQGTDIHVAPGQEKHLPHEAWHVVQQKEGRVRPTKQLKENASINDDPGLENEADVMGAKANQIHQ from the coding sequence ATGAAAACACATGCAAACGCAAAACAGGTAAACAGTCCTTCTGTTCAGGCAAAGGCTAAAAACCAGGCAAACGAAGGTTCCATTCTTCAGGCTTACAAAAAAGGAACAGCACAACTGGCATCCATGGAAGAAGAAGAGCCTGTTCAGGGAAAGTTTGAAACCGCTCAACTGGCTGCTGAGGAGGAAGAAGAGCCTTCCCAGCTTAAAGAGAATAAGACAGGCTTACCCGACAACCTGAAATCAGGAGTTGAAAATTTATCGGGGCAAAACATGGATGACGTAAAAGTGCATTACAATTCTTCACAACCGGCGGCACTTCAGGCACATGCCTTTGCACAGGGAACGGATATCCACGTGGCACCCGGACAGGAAAAGCACCTTCCGCATGAAGCCTGGCATGTGGTCCAGCAAAAAGAAGGACGTGTCCGGCCAACGAAACAGTTGAAGGAAAATGCCAGCATCAATGATGATCCGGGTCTTGAAAACGAAGCGGATGTAATGGGCGCCAAAGCAAATCAAATCCATCAATAG
- a CDS encoding HNH endonuclease: MKITNRHIHSGKDSMVQPKAQNQAEEGTILQAYKTSTSQISGGVIQQKPITRSISKVLSETRLKTSEDMDSLILFLKNRGYEDRLQEIINKFLDGDFRGTEESSDVSEEDEEAVNWADHQGLENHEDEKAIDQYIEEKSITQFARKPNVVSGPKSYGAYKDVAYKTDDKGCIDFSTTHGVPTAWANPVDPGTEVELSKAGKTINTKDRAQHFAIGDHLLAKTKFGATAKASQVTNYRKSKWTWHHLKDKYKMVLVNMLVHQKHGHNGGVHLW; the protein is encoded by the coding sequence ATGAAGATAACTAACCGACATATCCATTCCGGGAAGGATTCAATGGTTCAGCCGAAAGCGCAAAACCAGGCAGAAGAAGGAACCATCCTTCAGGCTTACAAAACAAGTACGTCCCAGATATCCGGCGGTGTGATCCAGCAAAAACCGATCACGAGATCTATTTCAAAAGTCTTGTCTGAAACCCGGTTAAAAACCTCTGAAGACATGGATTCACTGATCTTATTCCTTAAAAACAGAGGGTACGAAGATCGTTTGCAGGAAATCATCAACAAATTTCTGGATGGTGATTTCAGGGGAACCGAAGAAAGTTCAGACGTTTCTGAAGAGGATGAGGAAGCTGTCAATTGGGCAGATCATCAGGGTCTGGAAAACCATGAAGATGAAAAGGCCATTGATCAGTACATTGAAGAAAAAAGTATTACACAATTCGCTAGAAAACCCAATGTAGTTTCCGGTCCGAAAAGTTACGGCGCTTACAAGGATGTTGCCTACAAAACGGACGATAAAGGCTGCATTGATTTTAGTACTACTCATGGCGTACCCACAGCATGGGCAAATCCGGTAGACCCCGGAACCGAAGTAGAATTATCCAAAGCAGGGAAAACGATCAACACCAAAGACCGGGCACAGCACTTCGCGATCGGGGATCACTTATTGGCGAAAACCAAGTTCGGAGCCACTGCAAAGGCATCCCAGGTAACCAATTACAGAAAATCGAAATGGACGTGGCACCATTTGAAAGACAAGTATAAAATGGTATTGGTAAATATGCTCGTTCATCAAAAACACGGTCACAATGGAGGAGTCCATTTGTGGTAA
- a CDS encoding contractile injection system tape measure protein — protein sequence MNGISSISLHVTASNESFVQNWYRDFELFAEKHITAVADRVLMRCDQYGFEIEISRLDIDLGNIPEEDFEQDFERILEEKLEESLLKEILYPAKKEDKRLEEADYQFEALKQFLLHGTMNWNLARRFGNITELFRQVLKNRTKELSSFLKSYGHFTSLQHRMIYQFEDASLFDTVKLIAPSEFSFIRSYITFLRVKYAEIPNIAIREEERRVVIWKVVYGYLLSNQSATFNKKLFVRETIGNLASHINVSYRELLKTLTFLLEKGFGSVIPSGLQLILNELKQEETTSFMALRVQKPDEWPHILREMKASGRAIKLHENELDQLRVLLENEKNVLQIIKPLRETEIFDLVRLLVPSDATFVIEYAQHLNKQHQSGALQGKSSGEFLLFKWQVILPILALSKSPAVNREYLVWQVFKRLSARYNIEIWQIITFAYNETGTWKIHHGLREIIQQFYLELVQGKPKSEQTRTFDSINFQLQLLEKRTKLSKDQLRELKTKLSSLLFRELLLDRLGESARHRLLAIILPSKAIELSAFMYVLNHSGKDAKIEGRTIGSIQRLKWSFLFDVLEEVQGQVFNQEHIVRRILEKTGAHYNLTLNQLIDYFYLDFRNSNFSLPFNLFKTLSSIRLKIEPGDTYRTERLKSYSKKQLENRKLLVHYFTENAQNMPMINAISQDLEWMDFLSPILDAAKRIVDFIQRKWNVRINNQFLLQTIFRFSKNATHRSQRELMAEVWNLIQKSLTRAQKVQLVKELMSPNEPGILLKQLSILLEKDPELIAAQKEALAEEAMDEEELPEEAVEEETGKKVQFIDNAGLVLLAPFLPRLFSMLELTENGKFRDRDAQIKAIFLTQYAVFGDGEFPEYALQLNKLLTRFKTGIPIPRISVLTDEDKQTVDGMLEGVLQNWGRLANTSIAGLQEGFLRREGRLEELEDTFLLTVEAKGYDMLLDHVPWNFRTIKFSWMQKGLQVKWR from the coding sequence ATGAATGGTATTTCGTCCATATCGCTCCATGTAACTGCCAGTAACGAATCGTTCGTTCAGAACTGGTACCGCGATTTTGAGCTTTTCGCCGAGAAGCACATTACGGCTGTGGCCGATCGCGTGTTAATGCGTTGCGACCAATACGGGTTTGAAATCGAGATTTCCAGGCTGGACATTGACCTGGGAAACATCCCGGAAGAAGACTTTGAGCAGGATTTCGAGCGGATACTGGAAGAAAAACTGGAGGAAAGCTTGTTGAAAGAGATCCTTTATCCTGCAAAAAAAGAAGACAAACGGTTAGAAGAAGCGGATTATCAGTTCGAAGCACTGAAGCAGTTTCTATTGCACGGAACCATGAACTGGAACCTGGCGAGACGCTTTGGCAATATCACGGAATTGTTCCGGCAGGTATTGAAAAACCGTACCAAGGAATTGAGCTCTTTTCTGAAATCCTACGGGCATTTCACCAGTTTGCAGCACCGCATGATTTACCAGTTTGAAGATGCCAGTTTGTTCGACACCGTAAAACTCATTGCACCGTCTGAATTTTCGTTCATCCGGTCGTATATCACTTTTTTACGGGTCAAATATGCCGAAATTCCCAACATAGCGATCCGGGAAGAAGAACGAAGAGTGGTCATCTGGAAAGTCGTTTACGGGTATTTGCTGAGCAACCAGAGCGCTACGTTCAATAAAAAATTGTTTGTCCGGGAAACCATCGGGAACCTGGCTTCGCACATCAATGTGAGTTACAGAGAACTGCTGAAAACGCTTACTTTCTTATTGGAAAAAGGATTCGGAAGTGTTATTCCTTCGGGTTTGCAGCTTATTCTGAATGAACTGAAGCAGGAAGAAACAACCTCGTTTATGGCGCTTCGCGTGCAGAAACCGGATGAATGGCCGCACATCCTGCGTGAAATGAAAGCTTCCGGGCGGGCAATCAAACTGCATGAAAATGAGTTGGACCAATTACGCGTTTTACTCGAGAACGAAAAAAACGTGCTTCAGATCATCAAACCACTTCGCGAAACGGAAATTTTCGACCTGGTGCGTTTACTCGTTCCTTCAGATGCAACGTTCGTGATCGAATACGCACAACATTTAAACAAACAGCATCAAAGCGGAGCCCTGCAGGGAAAATCAAGCGGTGAATTCCTGCTGTTCAAGTGGCAGGTTATCCTTCCTATCCTGGCGCTTTCCAAAAGTCCGGCAGTTAACCGGGAGTATTTGGTCTGGCAGGTTTTCAAACGGCTTTCCGCCCGCTACAACATTGAAATCTGGCAAATCATCACCTTTGCCTACAACGAAACCGGCACGTGGAAAATTCACCACGGGCTGCGGGAAATCATTCAACAGTTTTACCTGGAACTGGTTCAGGGGAAACCCAAATCCGAACAAACCAGGACCTTCGATTCCATCAATTTTCAGCTTCAATTGCTGGAGAAACGAACGAAACTGAGCAAGGACCAGCTGCGGGAATTAAAAACGAAATTAAGTTCATTGCTTTTCCGTGAATTGCTGCTGGACCGCCTGGGAGAATCGGCAAGACACCGTTTGCTGGCCATTATTCTTCCTTCCAAAGCCATTGAACTATCTGCATTCATGTACGTGCTGAACCATTCCGGAAAAGATGCGAAAATAGAAGGCCGTACCATCGGTTCCATTCAACGGCTGAAATGGAGTTTCCTCTTCGACGTACTGGAAGAAGTGCAAGGCCAGGTTTTCAACCAGGAACACATTGTTCGGCGCATTTTAGAGAAAACAGGAGCACATTACAACCTCACTTTAAACCAATTGATCGATTATTTCTACCTGGATTTCAGAAATTCAAATTTCTCCTTACCTTTTAACCTGTTTAAGACCCTGTCTTCCATCCGGTTGAAGATCGAACCGGGTGACACTTACCGAACAGAAAGGCTGAAATCCTATTCGAAAAAGCAACTGGAAAACAGGAAATTATTGGTACACTATTTCACTGAAAATGCGCAAAACATGCCGATGATCAATGCAATTTCCCAGGATTTAGAGTGGATGGATTTCCTTTCACCGATCCTCGATGCTGCCAAACGGATCGTTGATTTTATCCAGCGCAAATGGAACGTGCGCATTAATAACCAATTCTTGCTGCAAACAATTTTCAGGTTCTCCAAAAACGCCACACACCGCAGTCAGCGCGAATTAATGGCTGAAGTCTGGAACCTCATCCAGAAGAGTCTCACACGTGCTCAAAAAGTTCAGTTGGTAAAAGAACTCATGAGTCCGAATGAACCCGGAATCCTTTTAAAGCAATTAAGCATCCTGCTCGAAAAAGATCCGGAACTGATTGCTGCACAAAAAGAAGCCCTGGCTGAGGAAGCTATGGACGAAGAAGAGTTGCCGGAAGAAGCAGTTGAAGAAGAAACCGGGAAAAAAGTCCAGTTTATAGACAATGCAGGTTTGGTGCTCCTGGCTCCATTCCTCCCGCGATTGTTTAGCATGCTGGAACTCACGGAGAACGGAAAATTCAGGGACCGCGACGCACAGATCAAAGCTATTTTCCTAACACAATACGCAGTTTTCGGCGACGGGGAATTCCCCGAATATGCCCTGCAACTGAATAAACTCCTGACCCGGTTCAAAACCGGGATTCCCATTCCCCGGATATCTGTTTTGACCGATGAAGACAAACAAACGGTGGACGGAATGCTGGAAGGCGTACTGCAAAATTGGGGACGTTTGGCAAACACGTCCATTGCCGGTTTGCAGGAAGGATTTCTTCGCCGGGAAGGAAGGTTGGAAGAACTGGAAGATACTTTTTTATTAACCGTTGAGGCGAAAGGTTATGATATGTTGCTGGATCATGTCCCCTGGAATTTCCGGACGATCAAATTCAGCTGGATGCAAAAAGGGCTTCAGGTGAAGTGGAGGTAA
- a CDS encoding GPW/gp25 family protein — protein MNDKTYLGTGWAFPVRFNQLGVHLVSDEEDICESLRILFSTIPGERVFRYNYGCPIDKWVFSKIDLSERTMIIDIIEQAIREGEPRIITDSVDVEIRDALEGILWIKVEFTIRQTNSRSSMVYPFYFLEGTQL, from the coding sequence ATGAACGATAAAACCTATTTAGGAACCGGCTGGGCCTTTCCCGTGCGATTCAATCAACTCGGCGTGCACCTGGTTTCCGACGAAGAAGATATTTGTGAAAGCCTGCGGATCTTGTTTTCAACGATTCCAGGAGAGCGTGTTTTTCGCTACAACTACGGCTGCCCGATTGATAAATGGGTGTTTTCGAAAATCGATCTTTCGGAGCGTACCATGATCATCGACATCATTGAGCAAGCCATCCGGGAAGGTGAACCGCGCATTATTACGGATTCGGTGGATGTGGAAATACGCGACGCGCTGGAAGGAATCCTGTGGATCAAAGTGGAATTTACGATCCGGCAAACAAACAGCAGAAGCAGTATGGTTTATCCGTTCTACTTTTTGGAAGGAACACAACTTTAA
- a CDS encoding PAAR domain-containing protein yields MSLAARLTDMHTCPMVTPGVPPVPHVGGPISGPGVPTVLIGGLPAAVMGDMCVCVGPPDSIVKGSATVMIGNKPAARMGDTCAHGGAIVLGCPTVLIGG; encoded by the coding sequence ATGAGTTTAGCAGCCAGACTAACAGATATGCATACCTGTCCGATGGTGACACCGGGAGTTCCTCCTGTTCCACACGTCGGAGGACCGATCAGCGGCCCGGGAGTACCAACCGTTCTCATCGGCGGATTACCGGCTGCGGTGATGGGCGACATGTGCGTTTGCGTAGGTCCGCCCGACAGCATCGTTAAAGGTTCCGCCACGGTCATGATCGGCAACAAACCGGCTGCCCGGATGGGAGATACCTGCGCGCACGGCGGAGCAATTGTATTGGGATGTCCAACAGTATTAATCGGAGGATAA
- the vgrG gene encoding type VI secretion system tip protein VgrG, protein MSVSPEKNSEGLVTFTIYSEGEKISDSFETVSIWIRREVNRIGRAKLVFEAGNMPMKEIPESDDDTFAPGTTIRIEAGYQSNEHILFEGVVITHNVDIPEDDTATLEIECADFVFPSTLMRKNNYFPQQTDSDIISTILGTYPGLTADVDATTVSHPEMVQYYCSDWDFICSRADANGLIIITDQKKVSVIKPKVSAAAVLKVTYGEDLISFRGELQTADQTPGVDAYAWDIATQAMIKAASAAPSLNEQGDQTPSDLSEAVGGDRWELQTESYGDSSQLQTWADAQSLKAGLSRIRGEIRFQGSSLAVPGCLITLDGLGKRFNGDAFIGSVEHSIEDGEWITTAGMGIDPEMATQNTDVVTPPASGLLPGIEGLHIGVVKKLDEDPAKEFRIQVEIPLLNTDKNLVWARLSNFWSSNSFGAFFIPNVGDEVILGFLNNDPTYPIILGSLYSSANPAPLQIDKKNPIQLMQTKNGIKLEMDDENKVVTVTTPGTNKMVLSDKDKSVTLADQNGNKIVLSDSGILIQAAKEITLKAGTEVKVDAGTNASVKAGVNATVKGTNVELTADASFTAKGNASAELSAAGQTAVKGAIVMIN, encoded by the coding sequence ATGAGCGTATCTCCGGAAAAAAATAGCGAAGGACTCGTCACTTTTACCATCTACAGCGAAGGTGAAAAGATCAGCGACAGCTTTGAAACGGTTTCCATCTGGATCCGCCGGGAAGTCAATCGCATTGGGCGGGCGAAACTGGTTTTTGAGGCCGGAAACATGCCTATGAAAGAAATTCCGGAAAGTGACGATGACACGTTTGCTCCGGGAACTACCATTCGCATTGAGGCCGGTTATCAAAGCAACGAGCACATTTTGTTCGAAGGAGTCGTAATTACACACAACGTAGATATCCCGGAAGACGATACGGCAACACTGGAAATTGAGTGTGCCGATTTTGTATTCCCGTCTACGCTCATGCGGAAGAATAATTACTTCCCGCAGCAAACAGACAGCGACATCATCTCAACCATCCTGGGTACTTATCCCGGACTTACAGCCGACGTAGACGCAACAACGGTTTCCCACCCGGAAATGGTCCAATACTACTGTTCCGATTGGGATTTCATTTGTTCTCGGGCAGACGCAAACGGCTTGATCATCATTACAGATCAAAAAAAGGTCAGTGTCATCAAACCCAAAGTTTCCGCGGCAGCTGTTCTCAAAGTAACTTACGGCGAAGACCTCATCTCATTCCGGGGAGAATTGCAGACTGCCGACCAAACACCGGGAGTTGATGCCTACGCCTGGGACATTGCTACACAAGCCATGATCAAAGCGGCATCTGCGGCTCCGTCGCTAAACGAACAGGGTGATCAGACTCCTTCCGACCTTTCCGAAGCTGTAGGTGGAGATCGCTGGGAACTGCAAACAGAAAGCTACGGGGATTCCTCCCAGCTTCAAACCTGGGCCGACGCACAATCGCTCAAAGCCGGTTTATCGCGCATTCGCGGTGAAATCCGCTTCCAGGGAAGTTCACTCGCTGTACCGGGTTGCCTGATCACACTCGACGGATTGGGAAAACGGTTCAACGGAGATGCTTTTATCGGATCTGTGGAACATTCTATTGAAGACGGTGAATGGATCACCACTGCCGGAATGGGAATTGATCCGGAAATGGCCACACAAAATACGGATGTCGTTACTCCGCCGGCTTCCGGGCTTCTCCCGGGTATCGAAGGATTGCACATCGGTGTCGTGAAAAAACTGGATGAAGATCCGGCCAAAGAATTCAGGATACAAGTGGAAATTCCCTTGTTGAATACCGATAAGAACCTGGTTTGGGCGCGTTTGAGCAATTTCTGGAGCAGCAACAGTTTCGGGGCATTTTTCATCCCGAATGTGGGCGACGAAGTCATATTGGGTTTCCTGAACAACGATCCTACTTACCCGATCATTCTCGGAAGTTTGTACAGTTCGGCAAATCCGGCGCCGCTGCAAATCGACAAAAAGAACCCGATCCAGCTTATGCAGACCAAAAACGGGATCAAACTGGAAATGGACGATGAAAATAAAGTGGTAACGGTAACCACTCCCGGCACCAATAAAATGGTTCTGAGCGATAAGGACAAATCCGTGACACTTGCCGACCAGAATGGGAACAAGATCGTGCTTTCCGATAGCGGAATCCTGATCCAGGCTGCGAAAGAAATTACGCTTAAAGCCGGAACAGAAGTAAAAGTAGATGCCGGAACAAACGCCAGTGTGAAAGCCGGAGTGAATGCAACCGTAAAAGGAACAAACGTGGAGCTGACAGCAGACGCCAGTTTCACAGCGAAAGGAAATGCCTCGGCCGAATTGTCCGCAGCAGGTCAAACAGCCGTTAAAGGCGCCATTGTAATGATTAATTAA
- a CDS encoding phage tail protein: MAKSKWELPVAFYFQVKIGNEEFAFKEVTGLSAEIETESVKEGGVNEFTYLLPKQVKHGNLQLKRALNPINRNDVVWIKKILEGDFSQTIVPRDIVVNLLGQDGTPVYTWTCSRAYPVKWQVANLDSQSNSILIETIEFAYTTLKRS; encoded by the coding sequence ATGGCCAAGTCAAAATGGGAACTTCCGGTAGCTTTTTATTTCCAGGTAAAAATCGGGAATGAAGAGTTTGCGTTTAAAGAAGTAACCGGATTATCAGCTGAAATAGAAACAGAAAGCGTGAAAGAAGGAGGTGTGAATGAATTTACATACCTCCTTCCCAAGCAAGTGAAGCATGGTAACCTGCAATTGAAAAGAGCATTGAACCCGATTAACAGGAACGATGTGGTCTGGATCAAAAAAATACTGGAGGGCGATTTTTCGCAGACTATTGTTCCGAGAGATATTGTGGTGAATTTGCTTGGACAGGATGGCACTCCTGTTTATACCTGGACCTGCTCGAGAGCATACCCGGTGAAATGGCAGGTGGCAAACCTGGATTCACAATCCAACAGCATTTTAATTGAAACGATCGAATTTGCATACACAACCCTGAAACGTTCTTAG
- a CDS encoding phage tail protein, which yields MAGEKQDNVWPLPKFYFQVKLGDKEVPFQEVSGLDIEAQIIEYRHGNSKEFSTIKMPGIKKTGNVTLKKGVFVKDNGFWDWFNKIKMNTIERQTVVISLLDEAGAPTMVWTLNNAWPTKITGTDMKSDGNEVAVETVEIAHEGLTIANS from the coding sequence ATGGCAGGAGAAAAACAAGATAATGTATGGCCTCTACCGAAGTTTTACTTCCAGGTAAAATTAGGAGACAAAGAAGTTCCTTTCCAGGAAGTATCCGGATTGGACATCGAAGCTCAAATCATTGAGTACAGACACGGAAACAGCAAAGAGTTTTCAACGATCAAAATGCCCGGAATTAAAAAGACCGGAAATGTGACCCTGAAAAAAGGTGTGTTCGTGAAAGACAACGGATTCTGGGATTGGTTCAACAAAATCAAGATGAATACGATCGAGCGTCAAACAGTTGTGATCAGTTTATTGGATGAAGCCGGAGCACCAACAATGGTCTGGACTTTGAACAATGCATGGCCGACAAAAATTACCGGGACGGATATGAAATCGGATGGTAATGAGGTAGCTGTAGAAACAGTTGAGATTGCTCACGAAGGATTAACAATTGCCAACAGCTAA
- a CDS encoding phage tail sheath C-terminal domain-containing protein — protein MKTPGVYIVEKNAFPNSVVEAATAVPAFIGYTEFAKDGNKSLVMKPWKISSLAEFMQYFGGAPVPKFSATPAKDGEDGEEQLGVATLSLNGVKHTVQREGDKYNFYYQMRFFFANGGGPCYIVSVGEGYTGGLDEEKLKNGIDTLLKEEEPTMVLVPEAVYLSTVDSCANVQVKTLSHCGGEMRNRVAIFDVFDGFKDTRSENVKNFREKIGTEFLDYGAVYYPWLNTSIVSDNDITFKNFSDPDAIAALITAEDKAGKLTEFIEKVSKANVDKYFELLESDPTSDDFKKLELDIDTAHKVLSRHSSVYSELMREMLLIINLLPPASAMAGIYTLVDGTKEVWKAPANISVANVISPTVSISFNDQEDLNVPMNGKAVNAIRYFVGDGIKVWGARTLDGNSLDWRYINVRRTMIMLEESIKNAAKAYVFEPNVANTWVSVKSMISNFLNGIWKRGGLAGAVPEDAFSVHIGLGDTMTPEDILEGIMRITILVAISRPAEFIEITFQQQMQKS, from the coding sequence ATGAAAACACCTGGGGTATACATCGTTGAAAAGAACGCGTTCCCTAATTCTGTTGTCGAAGCTGCTACTGCCGTACCTGCGTTCATAGGTTATACAGAGTTTGCGAAAGACGGAAACAAATCTTTAGTAATGAAGCCCTGGAAGATCAGCTCCCTGGCTGAATTCATGCAGTATTTCGGTGGAGCTCCGGTTCCAAAATTCAGCGCAACTCCTGCCAAAGACGGTGAGGACGGCGAAGAGCAGCTTGGAGTTGCAACGTTGTCACTCAACGGCGTGAAGCACACGGTACAGCGTGAAGGTGATAAGTATAACTTCTATTACCAAATGCGTTTTTTCTTTGCAAACGGAGGTGGCCCATGTTACATTGTCTCTGTTGGTGAAGGATATACCGGGGGTTTGGATGAAGAAAAACTAAAAAACGGGATTGACACGCTTTTAAAAGAAGAAGAACCAACCATGGTCCTGGTACCGGAAGCTGTTTATTTGAGCACAGTAGACAGTTGTGCGAATGTACAGGTGAAAACATTGTCTCACTGTGGCGGGGAAATGAGAAACCGCGTGGCTATTTTTGATGTATTCGACGGATTCAAAGATACCAGAAGCGAGAATGTCAAAAACTTCCGTGAAAAAATCGGTACCGAATTCCTGGATTACGGAGCTGTATATTATCCGTGGTTGAATACATCTATTGTTTCAGACAACGACATTACCTTCAAGAATTTTAGTGATCCGGATGCAATTGCTGCGTTAATTACTGCTGAAGACAAAGCAGGAAAACTGACGGAGTTTATTGAAAAAGTAAGTAAAGCAAACGTAGACAAATACTTTGAATTGCTTGAGTCCGATCCGACATCGGATGACTTCAAAAAACTCGAACTGGATATCGATACTGCACACAAGGTATTGTCACGCCACTCTTCCGTTTACAGTGAATTGATGCGTGAAATGTTACTGATCATCAACTTGTTGCCACCGGCTTCAGCTATGGCAGGAATTTACACGCTGGTTGACGGAACCAAAGAAGTTTGGAAAGCACCTGCAAACATCAGCGTTGCAAACGTGATCAGCCCTACAGTAAGCATTTCTTTCAATGACCAGGAAGACCTGAACGTTCCGATGAACGGTAAAGCAGTGAATGCGATCCGCTATTTCGTAGGCGACGGGATCAAAGTTTGGGGAGCACGTACCCTGGATGGAAACTCCCTTGACTGGAGATACATCAACGTACGCAGAACCATGATTATGCTGGAAGAATCCATCAAAAATGCGGCTAAAGCATATGTTTTCGAACCGAACGTTGCCAATACGTGGGTGAGCGTGAAAAGTATGATCAGCAACTTCCTGAACGGGATCTGGAAAAGAGGCGGTTTGGCAGGAGCAGTTCCGGAAGACGCATTCAGCGTACATATCGGGCTTGGCGACACGATGACACCGGAAGATATCCTGGAAGGAATCATGCGAATTACGATCCTGGTAGCGATTTCAAGACCAGCGGAGTTTATTGAAATTACGTTCCAGCAACAAATGCAGAAAAGCTAA
- a CDS encoding DUF4255 domain-containing protein, with translation MIFEALQLLSGQLNDYLKIRYRLTEDIVFISPVKDPSKSFPNRVAISLIGVERETVISTYTPSRSVSDTTFGSVNPPIWINLHVMISVIFQEKQYEESIRLLSGVMSFIQRNQIIPTGDEGKKLTMEIMNLSMHELSNLWSISGENYYPSVVCKIRGTEITGNEITDISYTISQPRSNTRLQ, from the coding sequence ATGATTTTCGAAGCACTGCAACTGCTTTCCGGACAATTGAATGACTATCTGAAGATCCGCTACAGATTGACGGAGGATATTGTGTTCATTTCTCCCGTGAAAGATCCGTCGAAATCCTTTCCGAACCGCGTGGCCATATCGCTGATCGGTGTGGAGCGGGAAACGGTCATCAGCACATACACTCCAAGCAGGTCTGTTTCCGATACCACATTCGGGTCTGTAAATCCGCCGATATGGATCAACTTACACGTGATGATTTCGGTTATTTTTCAGGAGAAACAGTACGAAGAATCAATTCGCCTGCTTTCCGGGGTCATGTCATTCATTCAGCGCAATCAGATTATTCCAACCGGAGACGAAGGCAAAAAGCTCACGATGGAAATTATGAACCTGAGCATGCACGAATTGTCCAACTTGTGGAGCATTTCCGGTGAGAATTACTATCCGTCCGTTGTTTGCAAGATTCGCGGAACAGAGATCACAGGCAACGAGATTACCGATATCTCCTACACTATTTCCCAACCAAGAAGCAATACCAGGCTGCAATGA
- a CDS encoding DUF72 domain-containing protein, whose product MEFGKIDRSLLDKMNFRLPEDGTFTRTLKPAVKQPKLFLGGAKWGRKEWVGLIYPAKTKESEFLDFYIQNFNGIELNTTHYQIYPEATIKKWAEKAKGTDFKFCPKFPQSISHYSDLSSTKALADTDRFLASVVNFGDHLGPMFLQLSEKFGPQRRDALFSYLQKLPKDLDITLEIRHPDWYGNEAIRRELFQTLHELSIGSVITDVSGRRDCAHMEITAPVTFIRFVGNGLHPTDYERIDDWVKRIKSWLEKDIREIHFYMHQPDELYTPQLTDYLVKELNNHCGLSLQRPKLIETTGDLFG is encoded by the coding sequence ATGGAATTCGGAAAAATAGATCGCAGTTTATTGGATAAAATGAATTTTCGCCTGCCGGAAGACGGGACTTTCACCCGGACATTAAAACCGGCTGTAAAACAACCCAAACTCTTCCTCGGGGGTGCAAAATGGGGACGAAAAGAATGGGTCGGGCTAATTTATCCGGCAAAAACGAAAGAATCCGAGTTCCTGGACTTCTACATTCAGAATTTCAACGGAATTGAACTCAATACGACCCATTACCAGATTTACCCGGAAGCAACGATCAAAAAGTGGGCGGAGAAGGCAAAAGGAACCGATTTCAAATTCTGTCCGAAATTCCCGCAATCCATCAGTCATTACAGCGATCTTTCAAGTACAAAAGCACTTGCGGACACAGATCGTTTCCTCGCTTCGGTGGTCAACTTCGGAGATCATTTAGGGCCGATGTTCCTGCAATTGAGTGAAAAATTCGGTCCGCAGCGCCGGGATGCGCTTTTTTCCTACCTGCAAAAATTACCCAAAGACCTGGATATCACGCTGGAAATCCGTCACCCGGATTGGTACGGGAATGAAGCCATTCGCCGGGAACTGTTCCAAACCTTGCATGAACTGTCAATCGGCTCTGTGATCACGGATGTTTCGGGAAGAAGGGATTGCGCGCACATGGAAATTACCGCTCCGGTAACATTTATCCGTTTTGTAGGAAACGGCCTGCATCCTACCGATTACGAACGCATCGACGATTGGGTGAAACGCATCAAATCGTGGCTGGAGAAAGACATCCGGGAAATACACTTTTACATGCACCAACCGGACGAATTGTACACACCACAACTCACCGATTATCTTGTAAAAGAACTGAATAACCATTGCGGACTATCATTGCAGAGACCAAAACTGATCGAAACAACAGGAGACCTGTTTGGGTAA